The DNA segment GATGAAAATAAATACTCCATTACTTTTATTGATGATAGCACAAAATATTGTTATGTGTATCTTCTTAAAAGTAAAGATAAAGCTATTGAAAAATTTGTCCATTAAAAAAGTGAAGTTGAAAACCAACTTGATAAGAAAATTAAGGTGCTAAGAAGTGATCGTGGAGGTGAGTATGAATCACCTTTTGCTGAGTTTTGTTCTCAACATGGTATCAGACACGAAAGAACTGCACTTTATTCTCCtcagcaaaatggtgttgcaggtAGAAAAAATCGCACtttgaaagaaatgatgaatgcaTTGTTATTGAGTTTTGGTTTATCACAGAACATGTGGGGAGAAGCTGTTCTAACAGGTAATTATCTTTTAAATAAAGTACCCCGAAAGAAGCAAGATAAaagtccatatgaattatggaaaaGAAGAACACCTTCATATCAATATTTGCGAGTGTCGGGGTGTCTTGCTAAAGTAGTTGTACGTACTCCGAAAAAGATCAAGATTGGACCTAAAACTGTTGATTGCATTTTCATTGGATATGCACACAACAGTAGCGCTTATCGATTTATTGTATATGAATCTCAAATACCTGACATTCATAAGCTTACAATAATGAAATCAAGAAATGCttcatttttttgaaaatgtgtTCTCTTGCAAATCTAAGAAAGAACCAGGTTCATCTAAAAGATCTCACGAGACAATGGAACAAGAGGTTAACCATGAGGTTGAACCTAGACGTAGAAAGAGAGCTAGAATTGAGAAATCTTTTGGTCCGGATTTCATCACTTTCATGATGGAAAGTGAACCTCAAAGCTTCAATGAAGCTATGAATTCATCTGAAGAACCTCAATGAAAAGAGGCTATAAATTCTGAAATagaatttattttgaaaaatcataCATGGGAACTAGTGGACCTTCCTCCAGGAAGTAAACCTCTAGGttcaaaatggattttcaaaaggAAGATGAAATCAGATGGAACAATAGATAAGTATAAAGCCATATTGGTAATCAAGGGTTACCGTCAACGTGAAGGGCTTGATTACTTTGACACTTATTCTCCAGTAACGAGAATAACTTCAATCCGGGTGATACTTGCAATTGTCGCTTTGCAGAATCTTGAATTACACCAAAcggatgtaaagactgcttttctaaatggagatttagaagaagaaatttacatggaaCAACCTGAGGGATTTTCTGCACGTGGGCAAGAAAataaggtttgtaaattggtgaaGTCTTTGTATGACTTAAAGCAAATCAATGAATGTGATAAATGTGTAGACGTTAAAGACACTGAAAATAGATATGTCATTTTTTGTCTTTACATAGATGACATGCTTATCATCGGGAGTAATTCAATCCACTAAGAAATTTTTGAACTCAAAATTCGACATGAAAGATTTGGGATTAGCCGAAGTCATCCTTGGAattaaaatccatagaacatccGAAGGGATGGTTCTAAGTCAATCACATTATGTGGATAAAATTCTTGAGAAATTTAATAAGGATGATTCTGCATTGGCTAGAACCCTAATAGATACAAGTCAACATCTATCGAATAATCGGGGTCAAAGTATCTCCCAATTAGAATACTCTCGAATCATTGGAAGTCTGATGTACTTAATGAGTTGTACACGACCAGACATAGCCTATGCTGTAAGCAAATTGAGCAGATTCACGAGTAATCTAGGAGCTGACCACTGGAAAGCAATTATCAGATTGCTAAGGTATTTAAGATACACTCGTGACCATGGGCTGCACTATACTAGATATCCCGCTGTTATTGAAGGATACAGTGATGCAAACTGGATATCTGATATGAAAGACTCAAAATCTACAAGTGGATTTGTTTTCACTTTAGGAGGTACAGCAATTGCGTGGAAATCTTCTAAACAAACTGTTATAGCCAGATCCACGATAGAATCTGAGTTCATAGCCCTTGATAAGTGTGCTGAAGAGGCTGAATGGTTGCGTCTATTCTTAAAAGATGTTCCAGGATGGGTAAAACCTGTACCGGCTATTTGTATTCATTGTGATATCCAATCTTCAATCGAAAGAGCACAGAGCAatatgtataatggtaagtctAGACATATACGTTGTAGACACAATACCATTCGGCAACTACTCTCAACTAGAGTTATCTCTATTGACTATGTAAAGTCAAAGGATAATGTAGCGGATCCATTAACCAAAGGGTTAAACAGAGAGTTAATTCAAAAATCGTCAAAAGAAATGGGACTGAAGCCTAAAGAATAAATTGGTGCAAAGAAAAACCCAACCTACGATGACtggagatcccaagaactaggttcaatgggacaacctAACCGCACTAGTTTGGTAGATCACTGTGGGGGTAATCCCTAGTCTATTCCTATTATAAAACAGTGGGTATTGAGGATAAACATATGACTTTTAATGATTCTGATGGAATTAAACATAGAATCACCTATGTGAGAGATAAGTGGGGCCGCTTCGAAGGAATTGCAAGGCACAATTCTAGACCCTTTCACAGAACCAGACAAGTGTTCATGGCCAAAACGAACACGATCATGAGAATTGAACTGTATCAGGGAGAGTCATGTGTGAAGTATATCTTAATTTACTAAAACGGTTGTACAGTTCAAAGACATCGCATCTACTGTCAACCAGTGAATTACTATGCTTTCACAAGGGAAGGTTCAAAGGGTAACACCTACCTATCCTATGCAGGATTCAACTGTTGAACTTTATCACGTATATCTTCGTCTATCTTTAAATTTCCATttatgtgggggattgttggaaaaatgaGATATGAATGGAATTTATTAATTGTGTCCCCCATGTGCtcggtttttatttgtttattatgGAAGGTTGTGTCATGGCCACCAATGGCCCTCAACATTAATTCGGTGGCCATCAACATTAATTATCCATCTGCTCATTTGTTTCATGTGTCTGCCTATTTAACTCTTGAACGTCGGTGGCAGCATGTGCTTATGCCTATATCACAATTCTTTCTGATGGATAATCATTCAGCTCTCTCCTTTGTTCTCAAGCAGCTGCGTACGTTATCTTGCCCACTGCTTTTACTTCCTTCTTAGTTCATTAGAACCTACGTTTATGCATGTGCAAGCTTCTGTTCTCTTGCACGCTCTATTGAATTTAGATAATTATTATACTCAAGTTGCATGCAAGCACGCTCCAGCTAGTGCGCTCGTTGTTTTCACCACTCAACTAACTGGTGGTGCTCATTTAAAAGCTTATATGTGATATTGTTCGGATACATATTTGATTCTCCGGTGTAGTACCTTTGTGCTAGGTGACTACAGGGTTTTGTCCGTTGTATCCTGAGAAACAGACGTCCGTCGTGATCCTTCGAGCACATCCGGGAGGggacgaatctgttttaagaAAACTGTAATTTTACAGGTCTTGGTTATGTTTacataattcacaatattttgtgatgatgtcgaaattttacctcgggttcggtctggtagaatggatcctccaattccTTTATAGAGTAGGTCGGGTATCAATGAAatctgcacaagcaacagctaggtcaaggggcgccgaaggtgttttcggcgtgatccttccgatgcctaagtcagtagCTTGAAgacagagggtatgattaatgcaaAAACTGAGATATATGAATACGTGAATATAAGAGTGAGAGTGAATGCGTGAATATAAGAGTGAGAGTGAATGcgtgatgaataatgaatagtgagtaatgaataatgaataatgaacacaaccataacaataccggtatttataggaaaaatagagtaagttacctagtcgaattataacatgtcctggactaggactcttcatccattggtccatttgatccttcttaagtttatctctatcttgtaaatttttgaaaagatccaggcttatctcatatatatcagagtccTACCTGAACTCGAAAAGAATACTTGCGGCCCATTAGAAACAGTCCAATTCGGCCCATAATGACCAGCTTTGATCAAAGTCCAACATAGCCcaaactgggctggaccttgACATGTTGGGTCATATCGGGTTGacccattataaacgggctcgggttgaaatattttctcgggatAACAATAGTATCTCCctaactggtctaaaagaagaatgagTTTAGACCAAGAATGTAGATCGGACCCCGAACTACTTGTGCCTCCTTTAGACGGCCCATATTTGAATCCGCGTGATGTGTTTTCAATGAACGGTCCAGATGAAGGTCTGATTAGAACCGATCTTGAATAAAGAGTTGTAGATAACAATTGATGTTGCCGAGCGGATCGGGCTTTTAAGATAATCATGAGTCACATGGGATTACATGATGCCGAGCTTGATCGGGCTTTGGAGAATACCACTGACGTGGATTTAtgatgccactgatgtggacttttttatgccactgatgtgggcttttgatgccgGACTTGCCCGGgcttttgagaccactgatgtaggccactgaagtggactttgagttccactgatgtggtccttgagtgcaAGACCTGCCTGggtttttagttccactgatgtggtccttgaatgccagacctgtctgggcttttagttccactgatgtggtccttgaatgccagacctgcctggaattttagttccactgatgtggtccttgaatgccagacctgcctgggcttttagttccactgatgtggtccttgaatgccagacctgcctgggctttttagttccactgatgtggtccttgaatgccagacctgtctgggcttttagttccactgatgtggtccttgagtgccagacctgcctgggctttttagttccactgatgtggtccttaaatgtcagacctgtctgggctttttagttccactgatgtggtccttgaatgccagacctgcctggccttttagttccactgatgtggtccttgaatgccagacctgcctgggcttttagttccactgatgtggtccttgagtaccagacctgtctgggctttttagtttcactgatgtggtccttgaatgctagacctgtctgggcttttagttccactgatgtggtccttgagtgccagactTGCCTGGgctttttagttccactgatgtggtccttgaatgccagacctgcctaggcttttaaaattttgaaccaTAGATTGGGCCTTACAACGAGATTGCATGCCCaatgtgatataattgggcctcaTAGCGAGATAGCATgcccgatatgatataattgggccttactgcgagattgcacgcccgatatgatataattgggccttactgcgagattgcacgcccgatatgatataattgggccttatagTGAGATGAcatgcccgatgtgatataattgggccttacagcgagattgcatgcccgatatgatataattgggtcttactgcgagattgcatgcccgctATAATATAATTGGGTTTTACTACGAAATTGCACGCCCGCTATGATATTGTAAAATAGGGCCTTACAGCGAGACTGCATGCCCGctgtgatataattgggccttacagctagattgcatgcccgatataATATAAATGGGCCTTACAgcaagattgcatgcccgatgtcTGTGAAATAacccaaacaaaaatacaagATAAGAGAAGTCCAATACAATATTGGGTTAATTAAACACgacgtcacaaaaaaaatttattgtgagATATCTCAAAATTTATCACAACAAAAATAGTTTGTTAAAGATAATTAGAAAACTTATCTTGTATTTCTCGAGTTGCCAAGTAGGCTTGACTATGTTGTCACAAGGTTTCAAGCTAAGATACGCGATGATAAAAGTGATATAGGCTAGTTCAAGCAAGATCCATGTAGCCAAGTGTAACATGTTTAGAGTTCTGCACCAAGACAAAACCACGCAGAAGAAATCcaaaagaataataataatttgtgtGCATAGTGAAACATATATACATGTCCATAGAACACAAGATCATGTGATAGTCTTCTTCCGCTTAGTGTACCAAAGATGATGTTAAAAAGAGACTCCACAGGCTCTAAATAAGAACCTCGGGTTCATGTGATaagaaacaaaaatcattcATTACTAAAATTCAAGTTCAAGTATATTTAAACTTGGACAACGtattaaaaataacaaatacaTCTTTTGGATATAGTTTGCTCAATTCTTTTTACCATATGCATGatgcttgatttttttttaaatcctaAAATGTGATTGATTTTCAGCATGATGATGACTACGTCACTCAACATAAAGGGAGgaatacaaaataaaaatcagGAATTTTTTTATCCCAATCTAGATCATGTATAGCCACGGAAATATGTGAATCAAAGTTTCACAATTAAAAAGTAAGATTATAAGGTGGAAACTAAACGTAATATTTAAGGGATATAAAGAACAAAAATTTTCCGATTACGGTATCCATGAACGAAGCAATAGTGGGACTCTCTTTGATAAACTTGATAAATTTCCAAGGTTGAGAACTAAAGAAACTTTATCTGCATGCCAATATGAGGTTTATCCGAAGAAATAGCATAAGGCAGAACATATTTATCCTAATTTTCCATGAGGAGAACATATAAATCCGTGGAGCTATTATGAAGCGAATATCAACAACAAAGATCGAAGAAAATCCATATAAGCAACATATCGAACATGTGGCATGTTGCAAATAAGAGTTAAATTGAAATTGTAAGTGCAATTAGTAGCCGATAATATCCATATTTAAACATAATCAAGagttattaaattaaaatttaccaaTATGTTGCTGAAATATAAAACTTAGCTTCAAAATTAAGGGAACCCATTATTGCTCAGAGTCACGATAGATAAGACCAAATAATCGATCTCGCACGGTCGTAGCGCCTCGGCTTTGAgtgattttatgttttttttttttaagttcaaCGAAGGCAGAAACAAATCATGGGTTTAAAATtctttcccacagacggcgccaattgatgatgtcgaaattttacctcgggttcgatctggtagaatggatcctccaattccTTTATAGAGTAGGTCGGGTATCAATGAAA comes from the Henckelia pumila isolate YLH828 chromosome 1, ASM3356847v2, whole genome shotgun sequence genome and includes:
- the LOC140873940 gene encoding uncharacterized protein, translating into MIDSKSVISQVQELQVLLHEIHAEGMVLSETFQVAAIIEKLPPTWNDFNNYLKHKQKEMNVEELIVRLRIEEDNKSSEKRLYSSSAAKANIIEQKKSSKAKRFAGGGSKLGPKKDTFKKKFLGKCYNCGGPGHKSSECKKPKRNREANLLEDISKEVSNMDICAVISEVNMVGSNPREWWIDTGATCHICYEKDIFATLDESENGEKLFMGNSATSDIKGQGKVIFKMTFGKELTLNNIRLLCPNVECLFERVMFVMACLSSIHERTALYSPQQNGVAGRKNRTLKEMMNALLLSFGLSQNMWGEAVLTEEEIYMEQPEGFSARGQENKMTCLSSGVIQSTKKFLNSKFDMKDLGLAEVILGIKIHRTSEGMVLSQSHYVDKILEKFNKDDSALARTLIDTSQHLSNNRGQSISQLEYSRIIGSLMYLMSCTRPDIAYAVSKLSRFTSNLGADHWKAIIRLLRYLRYTRDHGLHYTRYPAVIEGYSDANWISDMKDSKSTSGFVFTLGGTAIAWKSSKQTVIARSTIESEFIALDKCAEEAEWLRLFLKDVPGWVKPVPAICIHCDIQSSIERAQSNMYNGKSRHIRCRHNTIRQLLSTRVISIDYVKSKDNVADPLTKGLNRELIQKSSKEMGLKPKE